The genomic interval AATCCACTGCGGCCAGCTTCGCATCGTTTTATGTTGTTTCGTGAGAGGTGCTGGTTATTGAGGAAGTGGTCATAGAAGAAGTAGTAAAATTATTGTCGGTGTACATACGTACATCTTTTATCTTTGAGCGGATCATCCTCTGTACGTTTCTATTTGGTTTTTATGCTGTTTTTACTAATACGACATAAAAATAGAAGGGTGAGGCTAAACTCACTCCTCACATTGTAAAATACGTAATCTTGCTTGATATAAACTTTATCGTTTAAAGATAGTTCATCAATGTTTTAGACATTCCAAGTAATCAATAATCCAGCTTGTGTTAATCCTCCACCAAATCCATATAAAAGCAGATTATCTCCTGATTTAATTTTTCCTTCACTGATACCTTTATCAAGAGACAAAGGTATAGTTGCTGCCGAAGTATTTCCATAGTCGATTAAACTATACAATGTTTGTTCAATAGGAAATCCACTTTTTTCACATATGGATTGAATCATTCTGAGATTGGCACTATGAGGAATAAACCAATTAACTTGGTCAAGAGACATAGAGGCGTTATCGAGAACATTTTGTATCCCTCTTGGAACACTGCTAACAGCCCACTTATAAACTTCACGACCATTCTGAACAATCTTATTATTATCTACTATCGCCTCTCCAAGAATACTTTTAGAAAGATTGGAACAATATAAGCTACGTCCTTTCTCCCCTTCTGAATTTAGATGAAAAGAAAGAAAACTAGGATGTCTCTCATCAAATTCTACAAGAGTTGCGCCACTACCATCACCGAATAATATACAAGTGTTTCTATCAGTATAATCAATGATTTTAGAAATTGTTTCTGCACCAATAACAATTATTTTCTGATGTAATCCGGAACTAATTAAAGCATTTGCTAGATGCAATCCGTATGCAAAACCAGCACATGCAGCATTTACATCAATTGCGCCAGAATTTTTTATACCCAATTTTGCTTGAACCAAAGAAGCTACACTTGGTGTTGTAAAATCAGGTGTCATGGTACATACAATAATAATGTCAACATCATCAATTGTCTTATTATAGCGTTCAGTCATGTTCAGTACAGCTTTGTATGCTAAATCACTTGTGTACTCATTACTATCTGCTACTCTTCTTTCCTTGATACCAGTACGTTGTACAATCCATTCATCATTTGTCTCAACCAAATTTTCTAGATCATGATTAGTTAATTTATTGGTAGGAACATACGAGCCAATAGCAGTGATACGCGCTTTAGATGTAGTCATCATGCACTCTCCTAATAAGTAATAGTATGTATTCCTATTATTTTATCACTTGTTATTAGTATTAGGTACTAATAATTTTTTTTATGAAGATTTAACTCAGTGCTGCTTTATGAGATATATTCAATGAGGATTAATGAATAAAAGAAAACCGTGAAAAGATTTAGTTATCGAAGTATATGTGATTTTTAGTTATCGTATTTACATAAAACGAGATTATTTTAATTAGCATAATAAGGCGGATAAAGATTCGAGAAGAGAAAGTATTTTTGGTCGAATCTTTAATGGGCAAATGAGCAGATTTTCAATTATATTAGTTTGTGTGTAATAATCTACCTTATTTTGACTACGTACTTCTAAAAATCAAAAGAATATTATATGATGCAAAAATTATTTATTTGTTCAATTCTATACAAATTAGCTTATTAAAAAGAAGAAAAATTTTGATTTTAAGTATTTTAGGTTTAGATAGTATGAAACGATTTTCAAGCATGCATATTTTCTTCACTTTTTAATTTTAAAACGATTAGACATCGATCCAACTACTAAATAAAAGGTGTTTATATTTCGACGTCGAAATGTAAACACCTTTTATTTTATGAATTTATTAATCTAGTTCTTCAAAAACAAGCGTTCCAACTAACTTGTAATATCGGTTCTCACAGATATTTCAATTTATTTGTCCAGCGTTTGCTAAGAAAGTTAATTTTTTGACTTCATCTGTATGATTTGAATCGCTCTGTAAGGTGAAAAATGATCTTTATAAAAAGTTTCTAAAAATATATTAATGAAAATAGAATATAATCAATTGGGACGAGATCACTCATCCGTTCGATAGTGTGACTAGCAATTCAACCTGTTTCTTTACACCCAGATTTTTATAGGCGACAAGAGCATAAACAAAAGCCGTTTCTATTTCTGAATTTTCTCTGCCTTTGACTTTCCCTCCAGATTGCCCTTGCCATTTCCCTCAGTAGGATCACATTTCGAAATGCATTCCACTAGTGAAAAACTTCCCGCGAAACTGTCTGACCTTTAGAAATTATTTAGATTCAACAAAATGTAAAAGAATATGGCTTTCACTCGAAAGAATGTATACCGTCGAAATTTTGAACATTTTTAATTACTAGAGGTTGTATTAGATGAGTTTTTTCAATAAATCCACTGCAAAAAACATCGCATTTTGTGTGATTCTTATAGGAATGTCCATTTATTGTATAAGTTATACTATAATATCAACTTAGTCGATGTGATTTTCATTTAAAAGGAAGATATCTTTAAAAATAATTATTATCAATAAAAGAAGTGTAAAAAAGTGTGATAAAGAAGGTATTGAGAATATTTTAATTCCAAGGGAGCGAAGGTATGAAGGAGAGAACATACATTTTTTTAGGGATACTACTGGCTGGATTGTATGTTCTACCGATGATTTTACTCGGAGAGCATGCGCATGTTCGAATTCATGATAATCTTGATTCAAACATTGTATGGTATAAGACACTGGTCGACACCCATAGCGTTTACGCTAGTCTACAGGCTCATGTGCCGAGTTTATTAAACGGCGTTGTGTCGAGGAATGCTTTCGTCAGTGAATTCACCGGCATTTTATGGTTATATCAATGGTTTACACCCTATACAGCGTATGTGATTAGTCAATTGTTGGTCCGTATCTTTGCATTTTTAGGTATGTACTTGTTACTGCGTGACTATGCGAAAGAGAGAATACCACAAAAATATGTCTTATGGGTCGCTATTCTATTCTCATGGACTCCATTCTGGCCGTCAGGAATGCTGAGTACGCTCGGGATGCCACTACTCTTGTGGGCATATTGGAACATTTGGCATAGAAAAAAACTAAAATCAAGCTATTTTACTCTTTTACTTATGCCGTTCTATTCGAGCTTCGTTTTAGGTATTGTCTTTTTCCTAGCAACCCTTGCTATCTATCATGCAATCAAGGAGATTCGTGGACGAACCTTCCATGGTCGATTTTGGCTGGCTTACGGAGTACAGGTCCTCCTCTATCTTGCGATTGAGTATCGTCTCGTTTATTCCATGCTATGGGAAGAAACACCTTCGAGTCGAAATGACTTTGATACTGGCCACAACGGTTTTTGGGAAACGATTCAGTTGTTTTTTAAAAACTTGTATGTTGGACATACGCATGATCGTGCTGTTCAAT from Exiguobacterium sp. Helios carries:
- a CDS encoding ketoacyl-ACP synthase III produces the protein MTTSKARITAIGSYVPTNKLTNHDLENLVETNDEWIVQRTGIKERRVADSNEYTSDLAYKAVLNMTERYNKTIDDVDIIIVCTMTPDFTTPSVASLVQAKLGIKNSGAIDVNAACAGFAYGLHLANALISSGLHQKIIVIGAETISKIIDYTDRNTCILFGDGSGATLVEFDERHPSFLSFHLNSEGEKGRSLYCSNLSKSILGEAIVDNNKIVQNGREVYKWAVSSVPRGIQNVLDNASMSLDQVNWFIPHSANLRMIQSICEKSGFPIEQTLYSLIDYGNTSAATIPLSLDKGISEGKIKSGDNLLLYGFGGGLTQAGLLITWNV